From Xenopus tropicalis strain Nigerian chromosome 3, UCB_Xtro_10.0, whole genome shotgun sequence, the proteins below share one genomic window:
- the rad51ap1 gene encoding RAD51-associated protein 1 isoform X2: MDRPMRNKKAVDYSQFGDLDNDDEDFAFSSAPPSKKARVECKKEKKEKLAKKSNKEESLSQQTPSGNRLSLDEKLYQRDLEVALALSAQKTTAIVESREENGVATFIDDETSERADTLFSNCSVDSSALGLDEITSGKEDQLRGQNRRQAASKAISEQRKLLADDSGDDEEDEFKPDVAYDESESDEDYSGEDEEFELKNTKKSKAKESKGSKQKAKSEKKEKSLPKPKVNAKSLPAKKTPAPSPAPVKQAIHHSPSVGMKKPTWSPPAPVGSVKHSLEGVTVKSPSQGLRLGLSRLARIKPLHPAIVKH, from the exons ATGGACAGACCAATGAG GAATAAGAAAGCTGTAGATTATTCACAGTTTGGGGATTTGGATAATGACG ATGAGGATTTTGCTTTCTCCTCTGCGCCTCCAAGCAAAAAGGCTCGGGTGGAgtgtaaaaaagagaaaaaggaaaagctAGCTAAGAAGTCTAATAAAGAAGAAAGTTTATCACAGCAGACACCCTCAGGAAACAG GCTTTCTCTTGATGAAAAACTTTACCAGAGAGATTTAGAAGTGGCTCTGGCCCTTTCAGCACAGAAGACTACAGCGATTGTGGAAAGCAGAGAGGAAAATG GAGTAGCAACATTCATTGATGATGAGACAAGCGAGAGAGCTGACACTTTGTTCTCAAACTGCAGTGTAGACAGCAGTGCTCTGG GCCTGGATGAAATCACCAGTGGTAAGGAAGATCAACTCAGGGGGCAAAATCGTAGACAAGCTGCATCCAAAGCCATCTCTGAGCAGCGCAAGCTTCTGGCAGATGACAGTGGTGATGATGAAGAAGATGAGTTTAAACCTGATGTTGCCT ATGATGAATCGGAGAGTGACGAGGACTACAGTGGGGAAGATGAAGAATTTGAAttgaaaaacaccaaaaaatccaAAGCAAAGGAAAGTAAAGGCTCTAAACAAAAGGCCAAGAgcgaaaaaaaagagaaaagcctCCCTAAGCCCAAAGTTAATG CAAAATCTCTGCCAGCAAAGAAAACACCAGCACCATCACCAGCTCCTGTAAAGCAAGCCATACATCATAGTCCTTCAGTGGGGATGAAGAAACCTACATGGTCACCACCAG CTCCTGTAGGAAGTGTTAAGCACTCACTGGAAGGAGTCACTGTAAAGTCTCCGAGCCAAGGTCTGCGCCTCGGACTCTCGCGGTTAGCACGCATCAAGCCTTTGCACCCAGCTATTGTCAAGCATTAG
- the rad51ap1 gene encoding RAD51-associated protein 1 isoform X1, with protein sequence MDRPMRNKKAVDYSQFGDLDNDDEDFAFSSAPPSKKARVECKKEKKEKLAKKSNKEESLSQQTPSGNRLSLDEKLYQRDLEVALALSAQKTTAIVESREENGVATFIDDETSERADTLFSNCSVDSSALGLDEITSGKEDQLRGQNRRQAASKAISEQRKLLADDSGDDEEDEFKPDVAYDESESDEDYSGEDEEFELKNTKKSKAKESKGSKQKAKSEKKEKSLPKPKVNAKLISSPVPTKAKSLPAKKTPAPSPAPVKQAIHHSPSVGMKKPTWSPPAPVGSVKHSLEGVTVKSPSQGLRLGLSRLARIKPLHPAIVKH encoded by the exons ATGGACAGACCAATGAG GAATAAGAAAGCTGTAGATTATTCACAGTTTGGGGATTTGGATAATGACG ATGAGGATTTTGCTTTCTCCTCTGCGCCTCCAAGCAAAAAGGCTCGGGTGGAgtgtaaaaaagagaaaaaggaaaagctAGCTAAGAAGTCTAATAAAGAAGAAAGTTTATCACAGCAGACACCCTCAGGAAACAG GCTTTCTCTTGATGAAAAACTTTACCAGAGAGATTTAGAAGTGGCTCTGGCCCTTTCAGCACAGAAGACTACAGCGATTGTGGAAAGCAGAGAGGAAAATG GAGTAGCAACATTCATTGATGATGAGACAAGCGAGAGAGCTGACACTTTGTTCTCAAACTGCAGTGTAGACAGCAGTGCTCTGG GCCTGGATGAAATCACCAGTGGTAAGGAAGATCAACTCAGGGGGCAAAATCGTAGACAAGCTGCATCCAAAGCCATCTCTGAGCAGCGCAAGCTTCTGGCAGATGACAGTGGTGATGATGAAGAAGATGAGTTTAAACCTGATGTTGCCT ATGATGAATCGGAGAGTGACGAGGACTACAGTGGGGAAGATGAAGAATTTGAAttgaaaaacaccaaaaaatccaAAGCAAAGGAAAGTAAAGGCTCTAAACAAAAGGCCAAGAgcgaaaaaaaagagaaaagcctCCCTAAGCCCAAAGTTAATG CAAAACTTATATCCTCTCCTGTGCCCACTAAAGCAAAATCTCTGCCAGCAAAGAAAACACCAGCACCATCACCAGCTCCTGTAAAGCAAGCCATACATCATAGTCCTTCAGTGGGGATGAAGAAACCTACATGGTCACCACCAG CTCCTGTAGGAAGTGTTAAGCACTCACTGGAAGGAGTCACTGTAAAGTCTCCGAGCCAAGGTCTGCGCCTCGGACTCTCGCGGTTAGCACGCATCAAGCCTTTGCACCCAGCTATTGTCAAGCATTAG